Genomic window (Rhododendron vialii isolate Sample 1 chromosome 4a, ASM3025357v1):
AAAAgtgtacagattgtgcacagatttttttgtgggtccactacgggtcccacaaaaatgatccgagccgttcattaaatgtaaaacattttttcaagggtccctaTGAAAAAGTAGCCCAATCCTATACATATAAGTTCTCAAcccaattatctaactttttattgagatttcaagaaaatgaaaagttaaataattggatcgagcacctataagtatcgtATTAACCTGATTTTTGTCAATGACCctttaaaaagtgttttacattcaATGAACAACTTGGATCGTTTGTATGGGACCTTTGGTAGgccctacaaaaaaaattgtgcagaATTTGTACATGTAATATCTGTGTGAACAAAGTGTTTTACATTCAATGAACAACTTGGATCGTTTGTATGGGACCTTTGGTAGGccttacaaaaaaaacttacgCACAATCTGTACATGTAATATCTGTGTGGACAGACTTTTTGATAACAGTATGAACGGTGCTATTGGCACAGCAGCTGCGCACAGATCCCTTTTGTGTCCGTTTCGGGTCTCGCAAAAATAATCgaagtcgctcattttgttcaaaatacttcgtttaaggtccctgtaaaaaatcacctcaattcaatatcgggaagggtgtttacgaatcatccaactttgcttcaaaatttagcctacattttgaagcaaagttggatgattcgtaaacacccttcccgatatcggattgagatgattttttacagagactttaaacgaagtattttgaacaaaatgagcggctccgattatctttgcgAGACCCAAAACGGACACAAAAAGGATCTGTGAGCAACTGCTGTGCCAGTAGCATTTCTGTAACAGTATAAGGCACTAGCTGCACTGGCACTTACCATGTTTCGGTGATTTCAAAACATGAGACCATGACAGTGTGTCAGCGTGATTATTGCTTGTCTAATTTTTCCATTTCTGTTAGTAAATTGCTACtcccccccctgacaccccaccccccccccccccccccccccccatttccCTCTTTACCCCTTACCCCCGGCCCCCCCCAGCCAGccattcctttttgttttcttttttttttatcaaaccccAAATTTCCTTAAAATCCGGATTATCCCCCggccccccacccaaaaaacatccggcccccctcccctcttaaaacaccttcactttttaaatttaatttttattttatcaaaccCCAGACTTCCTTAAAACCCGGATTATCCCCCggccccccctcccctcttaaaacaccttcaccttttaaatttaatttttatttaattaattttatcttatttatttaatttctacaaATACACCGGGTCAAAAatcgtattttttttatcattttattttaaatggtcataatgaattttttgctctaagacctttcaacaaacaccctaaaactcattttttagtttcaagactcttttaaggtgttcattgaaaggccttggaggcaaaaatttattacgaccatttaggatgaaatgatcagaaaaataacatctttgcaccggttcaaacagattgaaaattgaaacatttatttttgtaattatatttttattagacttgaacctagaattagacttcAACCATAAAGCAAatataggggggggggggccatatggggtgaggagagaggtcctcattttcctataaatagaaccCTTTGTGAAACCATTCAATTCACATCTTGAACCTCTCCAAattttctctctagaaactttgtgtttgctctttgttcttattttgttcttggtattattgaatttcttcttgagttcttcaagaaactcaacccaaggccgccaccaaaccacTACCCGACCAGCCTcttgatccaaaaaatttagtagtttagtcaatatttacttttctctttcaaagctaccgtAAGCTTACCGTAAGAAGTCACTTTGTTCGATAGCCACATTCATCTTCCGTAAGCTACCGTAACCTTctgttatattttatttttgtgtttaaaaatgcatattaaGTTAAAGTACTAAAGATAACTAGCAAACTTATTCTACTACAATTACTAgtctaaagcataagtggttttcactccaaaggtgtccgtccatgtgacactatgctttatgatcatttttacaattgtggagtaaccCGAGGCTAACACCCTCGAAAGTTTGTCAACAAGTCTGGCTTCGTACCGACTAAGGAAAGAATGGTGATTCTAACTGGACTTGTCCGACCATCCGACCTGGGACTTTCCTGGTTATTTCTATGTCAAACATAGTCCACAAAATTTAGAATAATGATTTTCGGTGAAAATTTAGCATGGTTACTTAGGCTTTCTTCACAGACTGtgtatttgtcaaattttttaggaacGCCGCAGCGGAGAATTCGGGACGGAATAATGGATGactacaacttttcaatttcagatagttggtcatTTGAGAATGATGTTCGTAGTGAGGAGAGTATCTCCCACAATAGTCGCGATTATACACTAGAATTTACCACCGACCAGGTTAGTTTTTACTGTTATTGTTTTGCATATTCGTTATTTATGTTAAGACTAGTTAATGTTGTATTTatacatattcttttttttatatagatttttgaaagtagagaAGATATGTTAGCTTGGGCACGGAGCGTTGGTCTAAAATATGGTATTGTGGTGGTTATTTTAAATTCTGCTAAGTTAAAAGGCGGCAAATTGCCGAAATGCATTCTTGGTTgtgaaagaggaggaaagtacGAACCGCCACGAAATCATGTTGAAGGGCAATCCTTGCAAAGAAACACTGGGACTAGAAAATGCGATTGCCCATTTCAACTGCGAggtataccacaacatccatacggtatcaggTGGGGTTTAGAGGTTATTAGTGGTGtccataaccatgaaatagcaaaacatattgagggccacgagtacccgtcaaggctaaaaccaatagagaaacaatttgtggtcgACATGGCCAACAGCACTGCGCCTCGTGAGATTcttaatattttgaagcaaaaagacCCGTCAAACACTACGGGAATCAAGAGCATTTATAACaccattttttcaaacaaagcaGTCAAACTGGAGGGTCTAACTCCTATTCAGTATGTCATACGTCAATTACTTAAGAAACATTACCTCCATCAATTTCTTACAAATCCGGATACTaacgaaatcacagatattaTTTGGGTTCATCCTATGAGTCTAGAGCTATCTGTCAACTTTCCGTCTGTACTGATCATTGATGCCACGTACAAGACCAATGAGTATCGAAAACCACTATTGGAGGTTGTTggtatcacatccacatggcgaacttactcgcttatgttcgcttatcttattaatgagagagaagagacattGACATGGGCATTGGATAACTTAAAAAACTGGATGCTTCAAAAGGGGGCGTCGATGTCATTGGTGTTTGTTTCAGATCGGGATTTAGCGCTTATGAACGCCATTGAAGCATGTTTCCCTACAGCACGTCACATCTtgtgtatttggcacataaatcaGTGCGTCATGAAGAACTGCAGTCGTGTGCTTGGTCCGGAATGGAAGCGCTTCATCAAGTCATGGCACTCGCTTATCAATTCATCTACACCTTCGTCTTTCGAACATAAGTGGCAAGCCATGTGCGACGATTTTCGCCAGTTCCCGTATGTCATAACTTACCTGTGGCAAACATGGTTAAGGTCGTACAAAGAGCGGTTTGTTTCAGCATGGACAGATACATGTATGCACCTCGgaagcaattcaagtcaaaggTAAAATCGCTTTTTGActttactattaaaattttgtGCATTTCTCTACTACACGAAGAAATACTTTTTGATACTTTCCTATTTAAACACAGTACATTATTCTATTACAGGGCAGAGTCTGCACATGCGAGGCTAAAGCTATATTTGGGGGATACTATGTCATCGCTacaaacatcttttgataaaatagaaaagatgttgaaaaatcagttcggGGAAATTAAGAAGTCGTTCGAGAAATCATTGAACATTCCACGCCACAAACAATTGCGTGACGACATTTTTGATCAGGTTAGGTGTCGcatttcattagaggcaatggagTTCATACATGATCAGCTAGAAACCGCTTTAGAAGTATCCCCCCACATTGTTGGCTATTGCAACTGTACGATCAAAATCacacacggattgccatgcatgcacgatCTTGCATATTATCGTTCCATTTCCACTCCAATTCCGCTATGGAGTATTCACGCTCATTGGACTAGGTTGTCTATGCACGCAACCGAGTTTAATGAAGAGGGAGCACGACCTGACAGGACATCTCAGGTCGTTGAGATATTAGATGGGATGGATCCACCTATGCGAGAGCATATCATAGACAGGATTATCGATATGGCAGATCCATCTTGTAGCATAGTTCGACCTCCATCGTACAACACAGAACATAGAGGTCGACCTACAGGTAGAGATGAGCAAAGAACACGTCGCATACCTTCTTTCTCAGAAGCATCCACTTCAAGATCAAAGACTGCAACATcgcgagtgagagggagagggagacgtgGGAGGGGTTTTGGGGCTAGCAACACTCAATTTATAGTTCCATCCATCACTGATCGCTACATTCAACGATTACCTCAGGCTTATCAGCGTTATGTTTCCCACACTGTTGACGTGCTTGGTGATGGTCATTGTGGATTCAGGGCGATAGCTGCACTAATCGGGTATGGTGAAAATGATTGGAGTCGAGTACGAGAGGAGCTTATTGAAGAGATTCGACAAAATTTTTATCTATACAGTGTGATTTATCCAGTCAATGATTGGCCAAATCGTCTACTAATTTTACTGAATTGGTTCGAGCCTACAGCACCACAAAATCATTGGATGGAGGCTATGACTTTGGGAGTTGTCATCGCAACAAGGTACAACCttgtactgcatacatttgatgaggatgtttacggttgttttactcatttgCCATTGAGGTCCCCTCCAGTTCCAGTCGAATACCGCCGGGAAATTGCTATTGCCCGTGTTCACaacaatcacttcgtgcaaattttcttagaacctcattaccctgtaccacccatcccAACATGGTGGGAGAAGAATTCATCGGATGAAGCTAAAGGATGGGCTGCCAGTTATGAAACACGTTTGCtattgtggtacgaagtaatgggtattgttgaaaaatgtatgcattataatttgtgaaaatttatatgcatctctattaattattttgatgattaattcaatgatatttttattcggcaaaaacaaaattatcgaaaagtcgattcccgaattaaatattttcgtgaccttgaaatatagcataaagtctcttggattcatgatttatatttacaaagactttattgagctcaatacatgctttaacggatttatttagatgaaattgtgagtcACAGGTTGAccaaccggctgacaagccggctgtctgaacagaaagccgtgacaaccggaaaccaccggacgaccacccggatgaccactctgccaacggctagttccaacggctagtttccaacggctagttcccaacggctagttccaacggctagttccaacggctagtttcaaacggctagtttccaacggctagtttcaaacggctagtttccaacggctagtttccaacggctagttccaacggctagtttccaacggctaggaagcatatggatggctatataaggcatcaagaactcattaatgagtacatacacaagctacaacattccatattattgcaagagcaaattctcaaaagatcaaagccaaaaattctcattgttcttccactttcatattattcttgagagaaaatttgtacaagtcgtgagcgataattttcataccttcttcacatacttgtatttcctaagtgagtgtttgagtcaaacacttgaaagcttagaagaccaaattcgggttggaatttgggtgttattgtttttgagaagttttcggagaaaattcttgcggttgtgctagctcctcgggaaagctagaggcattcggttcttgtaagcacccgcaagacttacaagttgtaatcttttaaagattagtctaaccttcaagtaattgcttgaggagaagtggagtagggccggaccgtggacaaatccggaccgaaccactttaaacgggttctatctctctatctctctattttgattgcatacttattgtttgcatatattgttagagataaatttttattggtaattattactagcaatcctattcaccccccctctaggttgcataatttgggtaacaattggtatcagagcctcggctcttgtttgtagatttaaccatctaagagttaagatccatggcaaccactagtaatgtttcttgtatcgaaggtcaatcgtccaatagacctcccttgttcaccggagaaaattactctcattggaaaaatagaatgatgatctttattcaatccacggattatgatctatggaaaattatcaaaaatggtcccattattcctactaagaaaattggagaagagactatgcctaaaccagattatgagtggagtcatttggaaaaggcttcaatagaaaagaactatagagctatgaaccttcttttttgtgctattactcccaatgaatatgattgtgtttccgcatgtgaatcggctaaagaaatatgggataagttagaaatgtcacatgaaggagatagtcaagttaaggagtccaaaattgatattcttgtgcatagctatgagctcttcaaaatgaaaccggatgaatctatatctcaaatgtttgctagatttgctagtattactaacggtttaaaagctcttggaaagatttacagtcaatccgaaatgacaaggaaggtgctccgttccatgccaaccaattgggacactaccacctccatcatcctacaatccaaagatttctcaacatacacgatggacaagctcatgggatctctcatgacggaggaaatgcatcacaacctcaagggtgaaaaagagaagaaagttaaggatcttgccttcaaaagtacaacaagcaaatcaaaaagcaagaaggattcaagcaacgaaagtgaggatgatgaaatggcgctcatcacaaaaacgttcaagaaactcctcaaaaatagagcatctcacaaggcagaggattttcaagaaaagatggaggcaaagaagaaaatagtaaaaaggatccaatcatttgctacgagtgcaaaaagcccggccacatcaaaagtgaatgtccatatgcaaaaaaaatattcaaagaaggacaaaaagagagctatgatggccgcatgggacaatagtgacgatagtagctccgatgaggacgatgagcaacaagaggtcgctaacttgtgtttcatggccatcgaagaaaacgaggtagatctcgactcatcctattcctttgatgaattatttattgcctataaagagttgaaagtagaatttgaaaaggttgtttctaaaaacaaatttcttaaaaaggttgctaaagatctttcactagaaatagatgatttaattgaagagaaagatattttggaggaagaaaatgaaagtttaagaacctctttggaaaaagaaaaagagtatttgaaggatacttccaaaaacgaatctttagaaaaacaaattgatgatttaactaattctctttcaaaactcactaatggaaaagaaagtttagacattcttcttggaaaacaaatggtttcttttcacaaggccggaattggttataatcccactcaacacaaaaatctttttgaaaaagatgttcctccttctagccattctaaattgacatgtcattattgtggtaaaattggtcatatttctcctaca
Coding sequences:
- the LOC131323760 gene encoding protein FAR-RED IMPAIRED RESPONSE 1-like, encoding MDDYNFSISDSWSFENDVRSEESISHNSRDYTLEFTTDQIFESREDMLAWARSVGLKYGIVVVILNSAKLKGGKLPKCILGCERGGKYEPPRNHVEGQSLQRNTGTRKCDCPFQLRGIPQHPYGIRWGLEVISGVHNHEIAKHIEGHEYPSRLKPIEKQFVVDMANSTAPREILNILKQKDPSNTTGIKSIYNTIFSNKAVKLEGLTPIQYVIRQLLKKHYLHQFLTNPDTNEITDIIWVHPMSLELSVNFPSVLIIDATYKTNEYRKPLLEVVGITSTWRTYSLMFAYLINEREETLTWALDNLKNWMLQKGASMSLVFVSDRDLALMNAIEACFPTARHILCIWHINQCVMKNCSRVLGPEWKRFIKSWHSLINSSTPSSFEHKWQAMCDDFRQFPYVITYLWQTWLRSYKERFVSAWTDTCMHLGSNSSQRAESAHARLKLYLGDTMSSLQTSFDKIEKMLKNQFGEIKKSFEKSLNIPRHKQLRDDIFDQVRCRISLEAMEFIHDQLETALEVSPHIVGYCNCTIKITHGLPCMHDLAYYRSISTPIPLWSIHAHWTRLSMHATEFNEEGARPDRTSQVVEILDGMDPPMREHIIDRIIDMADPSCSIVRPPSYNTEHRGRPTGRDEQRTRRIPSFSEASTSRSKTATSRVRGRGRRGRGFGASNTQFIVPSITDRYIQRLPQAYQRYVSHTVDVLGDGHCGFRAIAALIGYGENDWSRVREELIEEIRQNFYLYSVIYPVNDWPNRLLILLNWFEPTAPQNHWMEAMTLGVVIATRYNLVLHTFDEDVYGCFTHLPLRSPPVPVEYRREIAIARVDQPADKPAV